A part of Penaeus chinensis breed Huanghai No. 1 chromosome 6, ASM1920278v2, whole genome shotgun sequence genomic DNA contains:
- the LOC125026472 gene encoding uncharacterized protein LOC125026472 translates to MALVNMPLPRLPLALARHQEALPLAPHRPAPPPTVPPTVISLKQMCSKYWLERVQYALRRDLPKPQVFRVQKFLEDLPRDLRTIMIHNALKAGGLHLQHGSRELAQINRALVLLTPEIVVYEPVYVSIPRPGADGVDWPLDIELLLYNGDGLMHLVLTMPPALTDAVRRVFTDLCRTCRKLRRVRIINANDDAITILTRHCRFVTHLDVSGSAGVTDEGLNRIIVNVLWGEGENSEVRVRHVDVGGTSVTQEGVCNLLTRLPSLISLGSMDSIEALKMLDELSDGATVTALEEVNARCVTVGTLQLLRRMCPNLTTINATLNCGGVTLNDLRLLPGLQHLRLTVREPFLLTPAALYEFAWSVGTQLVTLRVEGDVYWEADLGVLAGNCPHLEELALPAVTVPAKESITALTSPASIALAKLKVLEIDCMTGVGPKAWAKDFTLVRQGLVAALRKCLQLRRLVCRPTTLVENDLLDILAINRMHKLEVLELYNCVLGLSTARLIVDTCENLHVMKGLRTWRGLTLQDLVMLRKHTRGHRRTAELKILP, encoded by the exons ATGGCGCTTGTTAATATGCCGTTGCCGCGACTGCCCCTGGCGTTAGCGCGACATCAGGAGGCGCTACCGCTTGCGCCTCACCGCCCTGCTCCGCCGCCCACAGTGCCGCCGACGGTTATCAGTCTGAAGCAGATGTGCAGTAAGTACTGGCTGGAGCGTGTGCAATATGCGCTGCGGCGGGACCTGCCGAAGCCGCAGGTGTTTCGCGTCCAGAAGTTCCTGGAGGACTTGCCCCGCGACCTCCGCACCATCATGATCCACAATGCCCTCAAAGCAGGCGGCCTCCACCTGCAGCATGGCAGCAGAGAACTGGCGCAGATAAACCGCGCCCTTGTCCTGCTCACGCCGGAGATCGTTGTGTATGAGCCAGTGTACGTGTCCATCCCTCGCCCGGGCGCCGACGGAGTGGACTGGCCGCTCGACATCGAGTTGCTGCTTTACAACGGCGACGGTCTTATGCACTTGGTGCTGACGATGCCCCCAGCCCTCACGGACGCCGTTCGCCGAGTTTTCACCGACCTCTGCCGCACCTGCAGGAAGCTACGCCGCGTGAGAATCATCAACGCCAACGACGACGCCATCACCATCTTGACCCGGCACTGCCGATTTGTGACGCACCTCGATGTCTCGGGCTCCGCGGGCGTGACGGACGAAGGCCTCAACCGAATCATCGTTAACGTGCTCTGGGGCGAGGGTGAGAACAGTGAAGTAAGGGTACGTCACGTGGACGTCGGGGGCACCAGCGTGACGCAAGAGGGCGTCTGCAACCTCCTGACGCGCCTCCCGAGTCTCATCAGCCTGGGCTCCATGGACTCCATCGAGGCCCTGAAAATGCTTGACGAGCTAAGCGACGGAGCGACTGTGACAGCTCTGGAGGAGGTGAACGCCCGCTGTGTGACTGTGGGGACGCTGCAACTCCTCCGTCGGATGTGCCCCAATCTAACCACCATTAATGCAACGCTCAACTGTGGCGGTGTGACGCTGAACGACCTGCGGCTCCTGCCCGGGTTGCAGCACCTGCGGCTGACTGTGAGGGAGCCTTTCTTGCTCACTCCTGCGGCCTTGTACGAGTTCGCATGGTCGGTGGGCACCCAGTTAGTGACGCTCAGGGTCGAGGGCGATGTGTACTGGGAAGCAGACCTGGGTGTCTTGGCCGGCAACTGCCCTCACCTGGAGGAGCTAGCGTTGCCTGCCGTCACAGTGCCCGCGAAAGAATCAATTACGGCACTCACTAGTCCTGCAAGTATCGCCTTAGCCAAACTCAAG GTGCTGGAGATCGACTGCATGACGGGCGTAGGGCCGAAGGCGTGGGCGAAGGACTTCACTCTGGTGCGGCAAGGACTGGTTGCGGCTCTCAGGAAGTGCCTGCAGCTGCGGCGCCTCGTGTGTCGACCCACGACGCTCGTGGAAAATGACCTGCTAGACATCCTGGCAATAAATCGAATGCATAAACTCGAG GTACTGGAGCTTTACAACTGCGTGCTTGGCCTGAGCACCGCGCGCCTCATCGTGGACACATGCGAAAACCTGCACGTGATGAAAGGCCTTCGCACGTGGCGCGGGCTGACCCTGCAAGACCTCGTAATGCTCAGAAAACACACTCGAGGTCATCGTCGAACGGCTGAGCTGAAGATTCTTCCTTGA